From a region of the Pukyongiella litopenaei genome:
- a CDS encoding ribonuclease J — translation MSRERLIYLPLGGAGEIGMNAYVYGYGEPDNERLILVDLGVTFPDMDGSPGVDLIMPDISWLADRADRLDAIFVTHAHEDHVGAIGRLWSRLGAPVHARPFTANIARRKMEEEGQSPDNVRSASAWPERVQAGPFSVAFLPVSHSIPESAGLVIDTPAGRVIHSGDFKLDPTPVVGEAFDPDLWAEASKGGVKALVCDSTNVFSDHPGRSEGDLGPAITKLVQDAPAMVVATTFASNVARVKTLAEAGRSAGRSVVLLGRAMRRMIEAAVETGVLSDFPPVIDPDDAKTLPRDAVMLIVTGSQGERRAASAQLARGKYRGLELKEGDLFLFSSKTIPGNERGVIRVMNQFSEKGVDVVDDSSGLYHVSGHANRPDLQRLHGIVKPDTVIPMHGEHRHLRAHAKLAAVSGVGSALAVNGTMLDLTGDAPKVADYVETGRLYLDGSVIIGALDGIVRDRIRMALNGHVTVTVILDEDDEPLGEPWCDLMGLPETGTSGAALTEVLEADLHQFLMRAGDKTLTDDDKLSEGLRRVARQSALTEIGRKPEVTVVVSRLG, via the coding sequence ATGAGCCGTGAAAGACTGATCTACCTGCCGCTGGGCGGTGCCGGTGAAATCGGCATGAACGCCTATGTCTACGGCTATGGCGAACCCGACAACGAACGCCTGATCCTGGTCGACCTGGGGGTGACCTTTCCCGATATGGACGGCAGCCCCGGCGTCGACCTGATCATGCCCGATATCAGCTGGCTGGCGGACCGCGCCGACCGGCTCGACGCGATCTTTGTCACCCACGCCCATGAGGACCATGTCGGCGCCATCGGCCGGCTCTGGTCACGGCTGGGCGCGCCGGTGCATGCCCGCCCCTTCACCGCCAATATCGCGCGGCGCAAGATGGAGGAAGAAGGCCAGTCGCCCGACAATGTGCGCAGCGCGTCGGCCTGGCCCGAACGGGTGCAGGCGGGGCCGTTCTCGGTCGCCTTCCTGCCGGTCTCCCACTCCATCCCCGAAAGCGCCGGGCTGGTCATCGACACCCCCGCCGGGCGGGTGATCCACAGCGGCGATTTCAAGCTCGACCCGACACCGGTGGTGGGCGAGGCCTTTGATCCCGATCTCTGGGCCGAGGCGTCGAAAGGCGGCGTCAAGGCGCTGGTCTGCGATTCCACCAACGTGTTCTCGGACCATCCCGGCCGGTCCGAAGGCGACCTGGGCCCGGCGATCACAAAGCTGGTGCAGGATGCGCCCGCCATGGTGGTGGCCACCACCTTTGCCAGCAACGTCGCGCGGGTAAAGACGCTGGCCGAGGCGGGCAGGTCGGCGGGGCGCTCGGTGGTGCTGCTGGGCCGCGCCATGCGCCGGATGATCGAGGCCGCCGTCGAAACCGGGGTGCTGTCCGATTTCCCGCCGGTGATCGACCCGGATGACGCAAAGACCCTGCCCCGTGACGCGGTGATGCTGATCGTCACCGGCAGCCAGGGCGAACGCCGCGCCGCCAGCGCACAGCTGGCACGGGGCAAGTATCGCGGGCTGGAGCTGAAGGAGGGTGACCTGTTCCTGTTCTCGTCCAAGACCATCCCCGGCAATGAACGCGGGGTCATCCGGGTGATGAACCAGTTCAGCGAAAAGGGCGTCGACGTGGTCGATGACAGCTCGGGTCTCTACCATGTGTCCGGCCATGCCAACCGGCCCGACCTGCAGCGCCTGCATGGCATCGTCAAACCCGACACGGTGATCCCGATGCATGGCGAACACCGGCACCTGCGCGCGCATGCCAAACTGGCCGCCGTATCGGGTGTCGGTTCGGCGCTCGCCGTGAACGGCACCATGCTGGACCTGACCGGCGACGCGCCCAAGGTGGCGGATTATGTGGAAACCGGGCGGCTCTACCTGGATGGCTCGGTCATCATCGGCGCGCTGGACGGGATCGTGCGCGACCGGATCCGGATGGCGCTCAACGGCCATGTGACGGTGACCGTGATCCTCGACGAAGACGACGAACCGCTGGGCGAACCCTGGTGCGACCTGATGGGCCTGCCGGAAACCGGCACCTCCGGGGCCGCGCTGACCGAGGTGCTCGAGGCGGACCTGCACCAGTTCCTGATGCGGGCGGGCGACAAGACCCTGACGGATGACGACAAGCTGTCGGAGGGCCTGCGCCGGGTCGCCCGGCAATCGGCTCTGACCGAGATCGGGCGCAAGCCCGAAGTGACCGTCGTGGTCAGCCGGCTGGGCTGA
- a CDS encoding heme biosynthesis protein HemY — translation MLWSLVKILVFIALVAALAVGAGYLLESDGGVQVTMAGTEYTLGPLQSVIAVLVLVLALWLGLKLLSLLVAVLKFLNGDETALSRYFDRNREKRGYKALSDGLMALASGEGRLALAKAAKAEKYLDDPELTNLLIAQAAEMAGDTRKATETYKKLIVSDATRFVGVRGVMKQKLAQGDTDTARKLAEKALALKPKHEEVQDVLLKLQAQAGDWKGARGTLSTKLRSGSMPRDLYRRRDAVLALSEARDILNEDAAIEDVEEAITANKLSPDLVPAAALAARTYVARGKKRNAVRVLKRAWEAQPHPDLAAAFAEIEPDETPAARVKRFGALTHIHPQNPETRLLLAELNVVAEDFPEARRALGDLADSSGDVRALTLMAAIERGEGASDAVVHGWLARAYAAPRGPQWVCDNCQHVHATWAPVCESCEGFDTLSWKVPVVPDAPSATGIEMLPLIVGKPAEIAAEISDDNGDMVDSAPADAALAGETAAEAATETDNTSPDAEDDRLKNTVDAVRNLNGSVETRGS, via the coding sequence ATGCTCTGGTCACTCGTGAAAATTCTCGTTTTCATCGCCCTGGTCGCGGCGCTCGCGGTGGGCGCGGGCTATCTGCTCGAATCCGATGGCGGGGTGCAGGTCACCATGGCCGGCACCGAATACACGCTGGGGCCGCTGCAATCGGTGATCGCGGTGCTGGTGCTGGTGCTGGCGCTGTGGCTCGGGCTGAAACTGCTGTCGCTGCTGGTGGCGGTGCTGAAATTCCTCAACGGCGATGAAACCGCCCTGTCGCGCTATTTCGACCGCAACCGGGAAAAACGCGGCTACAAGGCGCTGTCCGACGGGCTGATGGCGCTGGCCTCGGGCGAAGGACGGCTGGCGCTGGCCAAGGCGGCGAAGGCCGAGAAATACCTGGACGACCCCGAACTGACCAACCTGCTGATCGCGCAGGCCGCCGAAATGGCCGGCGACACGCGCAAGGCAACCGAGACCTACAAGAAACTGATCGTCTCCGACGCAACGCGGTTCGTGGGCGTGCGCGGGGTGATGAAACAGAAGCTGGCCCAGGGCGACACCGACACCGCGCGCAAGCTCGCGGAAAAGGCGTTGGCGCTGAAACCCAAACACGAAGAAGTGCAGGACGTGCTGCTGAAATTGCAGGCGCAGGCGGGCGACTGGAAAGGCGCGCGCGGCACGCTCAGCACCAAGCTGCGCAGCGGGTCCATGCCGCGCGATCTATATCGCCGCCGCGACGCGGTGCTGGCCCTGTCCGAAGCCCGCGACATCCTGAACGAAGACGCCGCGATCGAGGACGTGGAAGAGGCGATCACGGCCAACAAGCTGTCGCCCGACCTGGTGCCGGCGGCGGCGCTGGCCGCGCGCACATATGTGGCGCGGGGCAAGAAACGCAACGCGGTGCGTGTGCTGAAACGGGCCTGGGAGGCGCAGCCGCATCCCGATCTGGCCGCCGCCTTTGCCGAGATCGAACCGGACGAAACCCCGGCGGCGCGGGTCAAACGCTTTGGCGCGCTGACGCATATTCACCCGCAGAACCCCGAAACCCGGCTGCTGCTGGCCGAACTGAACGTCGTCGCCGAGGATTTCCCCGAGGCGCGCCGCGCCCTGGGCGACCTGGCCGATTCCAGCGGCGACGTGCGCGCGCTGACCCTGATGGCGGCGATCGAACGCGGTGAAGGCGCCTCTGACGCGGTGGTGCATGGCTGGCTGGCCCGCGCCTATGCCGCCCCGCGCGGGCCGCAATGGGTCTGCGACAACTGCCAGCACGTCCACGCCACCTGGGCGCCGGTCTGCGAAAGCTGCGAAGGGTTCGACACGCTCAGCTGGAAGGTGCCGGTCGTGCCGGACGCCCCCAGCGCAACCGGGATCGAGATGCTGCCGCTGATCGTCGGCAAGCCGGCCGAAATTGCCGCCGAGATTTCCGATGACAACGGCGACATGGTGGACAGCGCGCCCGCCGATGCCGCGCTGGCCGGAGAAACCGCCGCTGAGGCGGCGACGGAGACGGACAACACGTCCCCGGATGCCGAGGACGACCGGCTGAAGAACACCGTCGACGCGGTGCGCAACCTGAACGGATCGGTCGAAACCCGCGGCAGCTGA
- the nuoN gene encoding NADH-quinone oxidoreductase subunit NuoN: MIQADLSVILPEIVLAVFAMFALVGAAYGGKDRLAPALVWITAILMAALAAWIATGTGTRTAFGGMFVDDGFARFAKVTLLVAAAVVLLMSQDYMARRGILRFEYPLLVALAAVGMMMMVSAGDLMSLYMGLELQSLALYVVAALRRDSVKSTEAGLKYFVLGALSSGLLLYGASLVYGYAGTTLFSGIIQAAQHDHVSVGLLFGIVFMVSGMAFKVSAVPFHMWTPDVYEGSPTPVTAFFATAPKMAAMGLFARVLFDAFGNAIPDWSQVIALLSLLSMFLGAVAAIGQTDIKRLMAYSSIAHMGYALMGLAAGTAFGVQAMLIYMAIYVTMNLGTFAFILMMERDGQPVTDIRALNMYSRRDSGKAMAMLVLMFSLAGVPPMLGFFGKFYVLRAAYEGGLAWLAVAGVVASVIGAFYYLRIVYYMYFGEEGEELETRSTPVLWAVLSVSAAAMLLGIINMFGIESAAAAAAATLVN; this comes from the coding sequence ATGATCCAGGCTGATCTGAGCGTAATCCTGCCAGAGATCGTTCTGGCTGTCTTTGCCATGTTCGCGCTGGTCGGCGCGGCCTATGGCGGCAAGGACAGGCTGGCCCCGGCGCTGGTATGGATCACCGCGATCCTGATGGCGGCGCTGGCGGCGTGGATCGCCACCGGCACCGGGACCCGGACCGCGTTTGGCGGCATGTTCGTCGATGACGGCTTTGCCCGATTTGCCAAAGTGACGCTGTTGGTCGCCGCCGCGGTGGTGCTGCTGATGAGCCAGGACTACATGGCGCGGCGCGGCATCCTGCGGTTCGAATACCCGTTGCTGGTGGCGCTGGCCGCGGTCGGCATGATGATGATGGTCAGCGCGGGCGACCTGATGTCGCTCTATATGGGGCTGGAACTGCAGTCGCTGGCGCTCTATGTCGTTGCCGCCCTGCGCCGCGACAGCGTGAAATCGACCGAAGCGGGGCTGAAATATTTCGTGCTCGGCGCGCTCAGCTCGGGTCTGCTGCTCTACGGGGCGTCGCTGGTCTATGGCTATGCGGGAACCACCCTGTTCTCGGGTATCATCCAGGCCGCGCAGCATGATCATGTCTCCGTGGGCCTGCTGTTCGGGATCGTGTTCATGGTGTCGGGCATGGCGTTCAAGGTATCCGCCGTGCCGTTCCACATGTGGACGCCCGATGTCTACGAAGGCTCGCCCACCCCGGTCACCGCCTTTTTTGCCACCGCGCCCAAGATGGCCGCGATGGGGCTGTTCGCGCGGGTGCTGTTCGACGCGTTCGGCAACGCCATCCCGGACTGGAGCCAGGTGATCGCGCTGCTGTCGCTGCTGTCGATGTTCCTCGGTGCGGTCGCGGCGATCGGGCAGACCGATATCAAGCGCCTGATGGCCTATTCCTCGATCGCGCATATGGGCTATGCGCTGATGGGGCTGGCCGCCGGCACCGCCTTCGGCGTGCAGGCGATGCTGATCTACATGGCGATCTATGTGACCATGAATCTCGGCACCTTTGCCTTCATCCTGATGATGGAGCGCGACGGCCAGCCGGTAACCGACATCCGGGCGCTGAACATGTATTCCAGGCGCGATTCAGGCAAGGCGATGGCGATGCTGGTGCTGATGTTCAGCCTCGCCGGTGTTCCCCCGATGCTGGGGTTCTTCGGCAAGTTCTATGTGCTGCGCGCCGCCTATGAGGGCGGGCTGGCATGGCTGGCGGTTGCGGGCGTCGTCGCGTCGGTGATCGGCGCCTTCTATTATCTGCGCATCGTCTACTACATGTATTTCGGCGAAGAGGGCGAGGAGCTTGAAACCCGCTCGACCCCGGTATTGTGGGCGGTGCTGTCCGTTTCGGCGGCGGCGATGCTGCTGGGGATCATCAACATGTTTGGCATCGAAAGCGCGGCCGCAGCCGCAGCGGCGACGCTTGTCAACTGA
- a CDS encoding COG4223 family protein gives MAKKDKTDPETDTRTDPDPEQDQPLKLDEDWSVATDEDSAGVTDDDDPEPAPDQGDAAGDTDPDRDADTDSDTDSETNDAAIDPAPAPEIPAAPPPEKVVERVVEKRGGFGAALLGGVVAAALGFVAGRSDMLDPLLPASLKRADHSEAISDLQAAGGARDAALADLRSAVEAIEIPDIAGLEAQVAGLPEQLKPLQDRLGAVSDQIAEVSGTIAPLELRLSELEKRPITEGVSETAIAAYERELASLQDTVAQQRAEVEGLVAEAQKIRADARSSEQAADRAAQTAASRAALARLQTALAAGQPFAGEAAELTAAGVTLPAELANAAETGVPSLLNLQAEFPDAARSALARVRADGAEQGIGAFLQKHLGARSVTPREGTHPDAVLSRAEAALEGGNLDTALAEIDGLADDARAALDDWAAKARTRNDALAAADRLAAQLNSN, from the coding sequence TTGGCGAAGAAAGACAAGACCGATCCGGAAACCGATACCCGCACAGATCCAGATCCCGAACAGGATCAGCCGCTCAAGCTGGACGAGGACTGGAGCGTCGCGACCGACGAGGACAGCGCCGGCGTGACGGATGACGACGATCCCGAACCGGCACCGGACCAAGGCGACGCGGCAGGCGACACCGACCCGGACCGCGACGCCGATACCGATAGCGATACCGACAGCGAAACCAACGATGCGGCCATAGACCCGGCGCCCGCGCCGGAGATACCCGCAGCACCACCACCGGAAAAGGTGGTGGAACGTGTCGTCGAGAAACGCGGCGGGTTTGGCGCCGCACTGCTGGGCGGTGTCGTTGCCGCCGCGCTGGGTTTTGTCGCCGGGCGCTCCGACATGCTCGACCCGCTGCTGCCCGCATCGCTGAAACGGGCGGATCATTCAGAGGCGATCTCTGACCTGCAGGCCGCGGGCGGCGCGCGGGATGCGGCGCTGGCCGACCTGCGCAGCGCGGTGGAGGCCATCGAGATCCCGGACATCGCGGGGCTCGAGGCACAGGTTGCCGGATTGCCGGAACAGCTGAAACCGCTGCAGGACCGGCTGGGCGCGGTCAGCGACCAGATCGCGGAGGTCTCCGGAACGATCGCGCCATTGGAACTCCGGCTGAGCGAGCTTGAAAAACGCCCGATCACCGAAGGCGTGTCCGAGACCGCAATTGCCGCCTATGAACGCGAACTTGCATCGCTTCAGGATACGGTGGCACAGCAGCGTGCCGAGGTCGAAGGGCTGGTGGCCGAGGCGCAGAAGATCCGCGCGGACGCCCGCAGTTCGGAACAGGCCGCGGACCGGGCGGCGCAGACCGCCGCCAGCCGCGCCGCGCTGGCCAGGCTGCAAACCGCCCTGGCGGCCGGGCAACCCTTTGCCGGCGAAGCGGCAGAGCTGACCGCCGCGGGTGTCACCCTGCCCGCCGAATTAGCCAATGCCGCCGAAACCGGCGTGCCATCGCTGCTGAACCTGCAGGCCGAGTTTCCCGACGCGGCCCGGTCAGCACTGGCGCGGGTCCGCGCCGACGGGGCCGAACAGGGGATCGGCGCGTTCCTGCAGAAACACTTGGGCGCCCGATCCGTCACCCCGCGCGAAGGCACGCATCCGGACGCCGTCCTGTCCCGCGCCGAGGCGGCGCTGGAGGGGGGCAATCTCGACACCGCGCTGGCCGAGATCGACGGGCTTGCCGATGATGCACGGGCCGCGCTGGACGATTGGGCGGCCAAGGCCCGCACCCGCAACGACGCCCTGGCCGCCGCCGACCGGCTCGCGGCGCAGCTGAACTCCAACTGA
- a CDS encoding type III pantothenate kinase produces MLLAIDCGNTNTVFSIWDGSEFLCTLRTSTHHARTADAYFTWYSTLVKHYGIQADITDVIISSTVPRVVFNLRVFADRFFGCRPLVVGKPDCLLPNPPRVDAGTQVGPDRLVNAAGAYDRHGGNLIVIDFGTATTFDVVSDDGAYIGGVIAPGVNLSLEALHMAAAALPHVDISHPDKVIGTNTVACMQSGVFWGYVGLVREICHRIREERDRGMKLVATGGLAPLFQQSVDLFDEMEDDLTMHGLTVIHRHNKENANI; encoded by the coding sequence ATGCTCCTGGCGATTGACTGCGGCAATACCAACACCGTCTTTTCGATCTGGGACGGGTCCGAATTCCTGTGCACGCTGCGCACCTCGACCCATCACGCCCGCACTGCGGATGCCTATTTCACCTGGTATTCGACGCTGGTGAAACATTACGGGATCCAGGCCGACATCACCGATGTGATCATCTCGTCCACCGTGCCGCGCGTGGTGTTCAACCTGCGCGTATTCGCCGACCGGTTCTTTGGCTGCCGGCCGCTCGTGGTGGGCAAACCCGATTGCCTGCTGCCCAACCCGCCCCGTGTCGACGCCGGCACCCAGGTCGGGCCCGACCGGCTGGTGAACGCCGCCGGCGCCTATGACCGGCATGGCGGCAACCTGATCGTGATCGATTTCGGCACCGCCACGACCTTTGACGTGGTGTCCGATGACGGGGCCTATATCGGCGGGGTCATCGCCCCCGGCGTCAACCTGTCGCTCGAGGCGCTGCACATGGCGGCGGCCGCCCTGCCGCATGTCGATATCTCGCATCCCGACAAGGTGATCGGCACCAATACCGTCGCCTGCATGCAATCCGGCGTGTTCTGGGGCTATGTCGGGCTGGTGCGCGAAATCTGCCACCGGATCCGCGAGGAACGCGATCGCGGCATGAAGCTGGTCGCGACCGGCGGGCTGGCCCCGCTGTTCCAGCAGAGCGTCGATCTGTTCGACGAGATGGAAGACGATCTGACCATGCACGGCCTGACCGTGATTCACCGCCACAACAAGGAAAACGCCAACATATGA
- a CDS encoding NADH-quinone oxidoreductase subunit M yields the protein MDNLLSIVTFIPALAALILAVFLRGDDDAARKNAKWVALFATTVTFLVSLAIYAEFDPSDTGFQFVEEGEWLLGLKYKLGVDGISVLFVLLTTFIMPLTILASWDVTARVKEYMIAFLLLETLMLGVFMALDLVLFYLFFEGGLIPMFLIIGIWGGKNRIYASFKFFLYTFLGSVLMLVAMVAMFADAGTTDIVALMDHQFGSETFSVLGIQIVGGMQTLMFLAFFASFAVKMPMWPVHTWLPDAHVQAPTAGSVVLAAILLKMGGYGFLRFSLPMFPVGAELLTPLVLWMSAIAVVYTSLVALVQEDMKKLIAYSSVAHMGFVTMGIFAANQQGVDGAIFQMLSHGFISAALFLIVGVIYDRMHTRDIAAYGGLVNRMPAYALVFMLFTMANVGLPGTSGFVGEFLTMMGAFQVNTWVTAVAATGVIFSAGYALWLYRRVVFGDLVKESLKAITDMNLREKAVFAPLVVMTILLGVYPSLVTDIIGPSTAALVSNYDTSLAAAEAASQIASN from the coding sequence ATGGACAACCTGCTTTCCATTGTCACCTTCATTCCGGCACTGGCAGCCCTGATCCTGGCCGTGTTCCTGCGCGGCGACGATGACGCGGCGCGCAAGAACGCCAAATGGGTGGCGCTCTTTGCCACCACGGTCACCTTCCTGGTGTCGCTGGCGATCTATGCCGAGTTCGACCCCTCCGACACCGGGTTCCAGTTCGTCGAGGAAGGCGAATGGCTGCTGGGCCTGAAATACAAGCTGGGCGTCGACGGGATCAGCGTGCTGTTCGTGCTGCTGACCACCTTCATCATGCCGTTGACGATCCTGGCCAGCTGGGATGTCACCGCACGGGTCAAGGAATACATGATCGCCTTCCTGCTGCTGGAAACGCTGATGCTGGGCGTGTTCATGGCGCTGGACCTGGTGCTGTTCTACCTGTTCTTCGAAGGCGGACTGATCCCGATGTTCCTGATCATCGGCATCTGGGGTGGCAAGAACCGGATCTATGCCAGCTTCAAGTTCTTCCTCTACACCTTCCTCGGCTCGGTGCTGATGCTGGTGGCGATGGTGGCGATGTTCGCGGATGCGGGCACCACCGACATCGTGGCGCTGATGGATCACCAGTTCGGGTCCGAGACCTTCTCGGTGCTGGGCATCCAGATCGTCGGCGGCATGCAGACGCTGATGTTCCTGGCCTTCTTCGCCTCCTTCGCGGTGAAGATGCCGATGTGGCCGGTTCACACCTGGCTGCCCGACGCCCATGTGCAGGCGCCGACCGCCGGTTCGGTGGTGCTGGCCGCGATCCTGCTAAAGATGGGCGGCTATGGCTTCCTGCGGTTCTCGCTGCCGATGTTCCCGGTGGGGGCCGAACTGTTGACGCCGCTGGTGCTGTGGATGAGCGCGATTGCCGTGGTCTATACCTCGCTGGTGGCGCTGGTGCAGGAGGACATGAAGAAGCTGATCGCCTATTCGTCGGTGGCGCATATGGGCTTTGTCACCATGGGCATCTTCGCCGCCAACCAGCAGGGCGTGGACGGGGCGATCTTCCAGATGCTCAGCCACGGTTTCATCTCGGCCGCGCTGTTCCTGATCGTCGGCGTGATCTATGACCGGATGCACACCCGCGACATCGCCGCCTATGGCGGGCTGGTGAACCGGATGCCCGCCTATGCGCTGGTGTTCATGCTGTTCACCATGGCCAATGTGGGGCTGCCGGGCACCTCGGGCTTCGTCGGCGAATTCCTGACCATGATGGGCGCCTTCCAGGTCAATACCTGGGTGACCGCCGTGGCCGCGACCGGCGTCATCTTCTCGGCGGGCTACGCGCTGTGGCTCTATCGCCGGGTCGTGTTCGGCGACCTGGTCAAGGAGAGCCTGAAGGCGATTACCGACATGAACCTGCGGGAAAAGGCCGTGTTCGCGCCGCTGGTGGTGATGACGATCCTGCTCGGCGTCTATCCGTCGCTGGTGACCGACATCATCGGCCCGTCCACGGCGGCGCTGGTATCGAACTATGACACATCGCTGGCCGCGGCCGAGGCCGCCAGCCAGATTGCATCGAACTGA
- a CDS encoding biotin--[acetyl-CoA-carboxylase] ligase, which produces MTGWPEGYGRRVLDSVDSTLDEAARRAPDLAGPEWILALSQTRARGRRGRSWASPEGNFAATLVLRPDDPPGRAALRSFVAALAVHDACVAATGRTDGFSLKWPNDLLLNGGKLAGILLESTGSAAQTAHLFIGIGVNLIAAPPVEALEPGAVRPAALMPDTGIAVTPEAFLDVLAPAYAARERQFTQYGFDPIRAAWLDRAARLGETITARTGSSETTGAFETVDGSGNLVLKTARGRVAIPAADVYF; this is translated from the coding sequence ATGACCGGCTGGCCCGAAGGCTATGGCCGCCGCGTGCTGGACAGCGTCGACAGCACCCTGGACGAAGCCGCGCGGCGGGCGCCTGATCTGGCCGGGCCGGAATGGATCCTGGCGCTGTCCCAGACACGGGCGCGTGGCCGCCGGGGCCGGTCCTGGGCCAGTCCCGAGGGCAATTTCGCCGCGACGCTGGTCCTGCGCCCCGACGACCCGCCGGGCCGCGCGGCGCTGCGCAGCTTTGTCGCGGCGCTGGCGGTGCATGACGCCTGCGTGGCGGCGACGGGGCGCACCGACGGGTTTTCGCTGAAATGGCCGAACGATCTGTTGCTGAACGGCGGCAAGCTGGCGGGGATTCTGCTGGAAAGCACCGGCAGCGCCGCCCAGACCGCCCACCTGTTCATCGGGATCGGCGTGAACCTGATCGCGGCGCCCCCCGTCGAGGCGCTGGAGCCGGGGGCGGTGCGCCCGGCGGCGCTGATGCCGGATACCGGCATCGCGGTGACGCCCGAGGCGTTTCTGGACGTGCTCGCCCCCGCCTATGCCGCGCGCGAAAGGCAGTTCACCCAATACGGGTTCGACCCGATCCGCGCCGCTTGGCTCGACCGGGCGGCGAGGCTGGGTGAAACCATCACCGCGCGCACGGGCAGCAGCGAAACCACCGGCGCGTTTGAAACCGTCGACGGCTCGGGTAACCTCGTGCTGAAAACGGCGCGGGGCCGGGTGGCGATACCGGCGGCGGATGTCTATTTCTGA